One part of the Lotus japonicus ecotype B-129 chromosome 2, LjGifu_v1.2 genome encodes these proteins:
- the LOC130737791 gene encoding protein FAR1-RELATED SEQUENCE 5-like, protein MEDTEPDHMKRPPQQNNAENECAISLVVVTNVGQESHSSKDSSAADSNKIIDTQMKRASPNVCPVDHIQIENDDECQISNTSPDDIFHINVSSGQLCQNPNTTSISMINTDVENEDQIDMEPQIGMVFESEDHAYKCYSKYAVLNGFSVRKDFVNKSRLDGAVMSRRYTCHRQGYRPNKNTTNLRRIQHETRTGCLAHMTIVRQPNGKFLVTHFEREHNHEFVSPSASHMLPSQRKLYFAQALETCLVESQLDGVPKLGMRFDAENHAYEFYNTYAGRVGFSVRKDYANRSKVDGAVASRRFTCFREGFRKKDKQDGNAKRPRKDTRIGCLAQLLISRQPDDRYHVTHFEEKHNHELVPPCRVQMLRSQKRSAATEVENNIVNGDGSNLLPNSTAEINCRTVEGFADQDYDPIGYEHKLPFKCTREIKEGEIEKIKDHFQRKQSKNPSSFYAFQLDAGDQLTNIFWADSKMIVDYSDFGDVVCFDRSYKFYKDCRPFAPFLGVNNHKQMIIFGAALLYDESVESLKWLFHVFIEAMSGRKPMTILTDQDATIAEAINSVLPQTNHRVCVWHIYQDAFKQLTRMSVESDSFVHDLSSCVFNHEEEEDFVNAWNALLGNYNLWDNEWLCEIYESRERWAIPYGRHVFHADIANLLRENLTGNLKKHLRNDSDVLSFLKHLGKMVTDWHYKELEANYDMSQRMPALMGDVVTLKHARDPYTPEIFELFQKEYEASLNLVVKHCTESGSLYIYKVSIYEQAREYTVTFDSFNEKISCSCMKFEYLGVLCCHALKVLDYRNIMIVPSQYILKRWTKDARI, encoded by the coding sequence ATGGAGGATACTGAACCGGATCATATGAAAAGGCCTCCCCAGCAAAATAATGCAGAAAATGAATGTGCAATATCACTTGTGGTGGTGACTAATGTGGGGCAGGAGAGTCACAGCTCAAAGGATTCCTCTGCTGCAGACAGTAACAAGATCATTGACACACAGATGAAGCGTGCAAGCCCAAATGTTTGTCCTGTTGACCATATTCAGATAGAAAATGATGATGAATGTCAAATCTCGAACACTTCCCCTGATGACATATTTCATATTAATGTCAGTAGTGGACAGCTGTGTCAGAACCCCAATACTACCTCTATATCAATGATCAATACTGATGTAGAAAATGAGGACCAAATAGATATGGAACCACAGATTGGCATGGTGTTTGAATCAGAAGACCATGCTTACAAGTGTTATAGCAAGTATGCTGTTCTGAATGGTTTCAGCGTAAGAAAGGATTTTGTCAACAAAAGTAGGTTAGATGGTGCAGTGATGTCCAGAAGATACACCTGCCACAGACAGGGTTATCGTCCTAACAAGAATACTACAAACCTGAGGAGAATCCAGCACGAAACCAGGACTGGTTGCTTGGCTCATATGACTATTGTTCGTCAGCCGAATGGCAAGTTTCTTGTCACACATTTTGAAAGAGAGCACAATCATGAGTTTGTATCACCGTCTGCTTCTCATATGTTACCATCACAGAGAAAATTGTATTTTGCTCAAGCTCTGGAAACGTGCTTAGTTGAGTCCCAATTGGATGGGGTACCAAAACTAGGAATGAGATTTGACGCAGAGAACCATGCGTATGAATTTTATAATACATATGCTGGACGTGTAGGTTTCAGTGTAAGAAAAGATTATGCAAATAGGAGTAAAGTTGATGGTGCAGTAGCGTCTAGAAGGTTTACTTGTTTCAGGGAAGGTTTTCGGAAGAAAGACAAACAGGATGGGAATGCAAAGAGACCTCGGAAGGATACTAGAATTGGTTGTTTAGCACAGCTGCTTATTTCTCGTCAACCTGATGATAGGTATCATGTAACTCACTTTGAAGAAAAGCATAATCATGAGCTTGTTCCTCCATGTAGAGTTCAAATGTTAAGATCACAGAAGAGATCAGCCGCAACTGAAGTCGAAAACAACATTGTAAATGGAGATGGATCCAACTTACTGCCTAATTCAACCGCTGAAATCAATTGCAGGACAGTTGAAGGTTTTGCTGACCAAGATTATGATCCCATAGGTTATGAGCATAAACTACCTTTCAAATGTACAAGAGAAATAAAAGAGGGAGAAATTGAAAAGATTAAGGACCACTTTCAAAGAAAGCAATCAAAGAACCCTTCTTCCTTTTATGCTTTCCAGCTTGATGCTGGTGATCAACTAACTAATATATTTTGGGCTGATTCAAAGATGATAGTAGACTACAGTGATTTTGGTGATGTTGTTTGTTTTGATAGAAGTTATAAATTTTACAAAGACTGCCGCCCATTTGCTCCATTCCTCGGTGTAAATAATCATAAGCAAATGATTATCTTTGGTGCTGCACTTCTGTATGATGAATCTGTGGAATCTTTAAAGTGGCTGTTTCATGTTTTCATTGAGGCAATGTCTGGAAGGAAGCCAATGACAATCTTAACAGATCAGGATGCAACAATAGCTGAAGCAATCAATTCTGTATTACCTCAAACAAATCACCGAGTTTGTGTATGGCATATCTACCAGGATGCCTTCAAGCAACTGACTCGTATGTCTGTTGAATCTGATTCTTTTGTACATGATTTGAGCAGCTGTGTGTTTAATcatgaggaagaagaggatTTTGTTAATGCATGGAATGCTCTCCTGGGCAATTATAATCTGTGGGATAATGAATGGTTGTGTGAAATATATGAAAGCAGAGAGCGATGGGCCATACCATATGGAAGACATGTTTTTCATGCTGACATAGCAAACCTGCTGAGAGAAAATCTGACTGGGAACCTGAAAAAGCACTTAAGGAATGACTCAGATGTTCTTTCATTTCTCAAGCATCTTGGGAAGATGGTTACTGATTGGCACTACAAGGAATTAGAAGCCAATTATGACATGAGCCAGCGTATGCCAGCCCTGATGGGGGATGTTGTTACATTAAAGCACGCAAGAGACCCGTATACGCCAGAGATATTTGAGTTATTCCAGAAGGAATATGAAGCAAGTTTAAATCTAGTGGTAAAGCATTGCACTGAGAGTGGATCCCTGTATATTTATAAAGTTAGTATATATGAACAAGCGCGAGAGTACACTGTTACTTTTGATTCTTTTAATGAGAAAATCAGTTGCAGCTGTATGAAATTTGAGTATTTGGGAGTCTTATGCTGCCATGCTTTAAAAGTTCTTGATTATCGGAACATAATGATAGTCCCATCCCAGTACATCTTAAAGAGATGGACAAAAGATGCTAGAATTTGA
- the LOC130737793 gene encoding protein WVD2-like 4 isoform X1 has protein sequence MGDSACLMQPFCYASGITNEANENNSIHALGQSISFGRFMSESLAWEKWSSFSHNRYVEEAERYSRPGSVAQKKAFFEAHYKKLAAQKAAAMLEQANNAEAQNNATEQEDASVIDDEGVVKGEQDAKVLSLISESDPPIVRAIGHDSDSNAEASIISESNMVEEAEPDMEQAVVAGNSIKVELKNQLDEVDAHKEQSEKLSVTPLIMTPTVKQVLDPKSDQEVLAWTGKKKPPVSLSELLKANATSRFTSTPVKSTAPNGTTKFISTPVKPIAPISSKRDNIATPMSNKLPTLSSNNNKSRIPLTEVDYMDHTTPLSRIPAALNTTDKKRSTPKSLQMSANFTPIRELNRLTASVMRKFESTRAGAGSSKASNDSLMTPLRTPTMVSKEMQKHSSLTPLTEKKRNKTPIDPSTAGNRTSGPKWRLLYGENKMRSPVITSPFNLKTEERAARRKKKLEEKFNANEPQKVQLHTKLKEKAGTEIRKLSQSFCFKARPLPDFYKERPASINETRKNPWPHSESPKEGRKPIPCMAEGKNFFTSKQTFTEKQ, from the exons ATGGGAGACTCAGCTTGTCTCATGCAACCATTCTGCTATGCTTCCGGCATTACCAATGAAGCCAACGAG AATAACTCAATCCATGCACTTGGGCAGTCAATCTCGTTTGGGAGGTTCATGTCAGAATCACTGGCATGGGAGAAGTGGTCTAGTTTCTCCCACAACCGCTACGTTGAAGAGGCAGAGAGGTATTCAAGACCTGGTTCAGTTGCACAGAAAAAAGCATTCTTTGAAGCTCACTACAAGAAACTTGCAGCTCAGAAAGCAGCTGCTATGCTTGAACAAGCAAACAATGCTGAAGCACAAAACAATGCCACAGAACAAGAAGATGCTTCAGTGATTGATGATGAAGGGGTTGTCAAGGGAGAACAAGATGCAAAAGTTTTGAGTTTGATCTCTGAGTCAGATCCTCCCATTGTCAGAGCTATTGGCCATGATTCAGATTCAAATGCAGAGGCAAGTATCATATCTGAAAGTAACATGGTAGAGGAAGCTGAACCAGATATGGAACAAGCAGTTGTTGCAGGAAATTCAATAAAGGTTGAATTGAAAAATCAGCTTGATGAAGTTGATGCCCATAAAGagcagagtgaaaagcttagtGTCACACCTCTGATTATGACACCAACAGTGAAG CAGGTCCTTGACCCCAAATCTGATCAGGAAGTTTTGGCATGGACTGGCAAGAAGAAACCACCAGTTTCTCTCTCTGAGTTATTAAAAGCTAATGCAACTTCCAGGTTCACTTCAACACCTGTTAAATCCACTGCTCCTAATGGAACCACCAAGTTCATCTCCACACCTGTTAAACCCATTGCTCCTATTTCGTCCAAAAGAGATAATATTGCTACCCCAATGAGCAACAAGCTTCCCACATtaagcagcaacaacaacaaaagtcgaATCCCACTAACTGAGGTCGActatatggatcacactacGCCATTGAGCCGTATCCCTGCTGCATTAAACACTACAGATAAAAAGAGATCAACTCCTAAGTCGCTTCAAATGTCAGCTAATTTTACACCCATTAGAGAACTAAACAGATTGACAGCATCAGTTATGAGGAAATTTGAAAGTACAAGAGCTGGTGCTGGCTCTTCCAAGGCTTCAAATGATAGCTTGATGACTCCTCTAAGAACCCCAACTATG GTTTCCAAGGAGATGCAAAAGCATTCTTCATTGACTCCACTAACTGAAAAGAAAAG GAACAAAACACCTATTGATCCATCAACCGCAGGCAACCGTACATCTGGCCCTAAGTGGCGCTTGCTTTATGGAGA GAACAAAATGAGATCCCCGGTTATAACATCTCCTTTCAACTTGAAGACAGAAGAAAGGGCTGCAAGAAGAAAGAAG AAACTTGAAGAAAAGTTCAATGCTAATGAACCACAAAAGGTGCAGTTGCATACGAAACTCAAG GAAAAAGCAGGGACAGAGATTAGAAAACTAAGCCAAAGCTTTTGCTTTAAAGCCAGGCCACTACCTGATTTTTACAAGGAAAGGCCAGCATCAATAAATGAGACAAGAAAG AACCCATGGCCACATTCTGAATCACctaaagaaggaagaaaacCCATTCCTTGTATGGCAGAAGGAAAAAACTTCTTTACCTCCAAACAGACCTTCACTGAAAAACAATAA
- the LOC130737793 gene encoding protein WVD2-like 4 isoform X2, which produces MGDSACLMQPFCYASGITNEANENNSIHALGQSISFGRFMSESLAWEKWSSFSHNRYVEEAERYSRPGSVAQKKAFFEAHYKKLAAQKAAAMLEQANNAEAQNNATEQEDASVIDDEGVVKGEQDAKVLSLISESDPPIVRAIGHDSDSNAEASIISESNMVEEAEPDMEQAVVAGNSIKVELKNQLDEVDAHKEQSEKLSVTPLIMTPTVKVLDPKSDQEVLAWTGKKKPPVSLSELLKANATSRFTSTPVKSTAPNGTTKFISTPVKPIAPISSKRDNIATPMSNKLPTLSSNNNKSRIPLTEVDYMDHTTPLSRIPAALNTTDKKRSTPKSLQMSANFTPIRELNRLTASVMRKFESTRAGAGSSKASNDSLMTPLRTPTMVSKEMQKHSSLTPLTEKKRNKTPIDPSTAGNRTSGPKWRLLYGENKMRSPVITSPFNLKTEERAARRKKKLEEKFNANEPQKVQLHTKLKEKAGTEIRKLSQSFCFKARPLPDFYKERPASINETRKNPWPHSESPKEGRKPIPCMAEGKNFFTSKQTFTEKQ; this is translated from the exons ATGGGAGACTCAGCTTGTCTCATGCAACCATTCTGCTATGCTTCCGGCATTACCAATGAAGCCAACGAG AATAACTCAATCCATGCACTTGGGCAGTCAATCTCGTTTGGGAGGTTCATGTCAGAATCACTGGCATGGGAGAAGTGGTCTAGTTTCTCCCACAACCGCTACGTTGAAGAGGCAGAGAGGTATTCAAGACCTGGTTCAGTTGCACAGAAAAAAGCATTCTTTGAAGCTCACTACAAGAAACTTGCAGCTCAGAAAGCAGCTGCTATGCTTGAACAAGCAAACAATGCTGAAGCACAAAACAATGCCACAGAACAAGAAGATGCTTCAGTGATTGATGATGAAGGGGTTGTCAAGGGAGAACAAGATGCAAAAGTTTTGAGTTTGATCTCTGAGTCAGATCCTCCCATTGTCAGAGCTATTGGCCATGATTCAGATTCAAATGCAGAGGCAAGTATCATATCTGAAAGTAACATGGTAGAGGAAGCTGAACCAGATATGGAACAAGCAGTTGTTGCAGGAAATTCAATAAAGGTTGAATTGAAAAATCAGCTTGATGAAGTTGATGCCCATAAAGagcagagtgaaaagcttagtGTCACACCTCTGATTATGACACCAACAGTGAAG GTCCTTGACCCCAAATCTGATCAGGAAGTTTTGGCATGGACTGGCAAGAAGAAACCACCAGTTTCTCTCTCTGAGTTATTAAAAGCTAATGCAACTTCCAGGTTCACTTCAACACCTGTTAAATCCACTGCTCCTAATGGAACCACCAAGTTCATCTCCACACCTGTTAAACCCATTGCTCCTATTTCGTCCAAAAGAGATAATATTGCTACCCCAATGAGCAACAAGCTTCCCACATtaagcagcaacaacaacaaaagtcgaATCCCACTAACTGAGGTCGActatatggatcacactacGCCATTGAGCCGTATCCCTGCTGCATTAAACACTACAGATAAAAAGAGATCAACTCCTAAGTCGCTTCAAATGTCAGCTAATTTTACACCCATTAGAGAACTAAACAGATTGACAGCATCAGTTATGAGGAAATTTGAAAGTACAAGAGCTGGTGCTGGCTCTTCCAAGGCTTCAAATGATAGCTTGATGACTCCTCTAAGAACCCCAACTATG GTTTCCAAGGAGATGCAAAAGCATTCTTCATTGACTCCACTAACTGAAAAGAAAAG GAACAAAACACCTATTGATCCATCAACCGCAGGCAACCGTACATCTGGCCCTAAGTGGCGCTTGCTTTATGGAGA GAACAAAATGAGATCCCCGGTTATAACATCTCCTTTCAACTTGAAGACAGAAGAAAGGGCTGCAAGAAGAAAGAAG AAACTTGAAGAAAAGTTCAATGCTAATGAACCACAAAAGGTGCAGTTGCATACGAAACTCAAG GAAAAAGCAGGGACAGAGATTAGAAAACTAAGCCAAAGCTTTTGCTTTAAAGCCAGGCCACTACCTGATTTTTACAAGGAAAGGCCAGCATCAATAAATGAGACAAGAAAG AACCCATGGCCACATTCTGAATCACctaaagaaggaagaaaacCCATTCCTTGTATGGCAGAAGGAAAAAACTTCTTTACCTCCAAACAGACCTTCACTGAAAAACAATAA